ttttattttgatgcaatttgacagcactagtagtTTCATCCGTGTCTGTTACCGAGGCTTTTGAATCCCGTCACACAGATAAAGTGTGTTTCACCCTGACGTTCACCTTCCTCTGGTTCCCGCTCATGGCGTCTCTGCTGACTCATTGGTTTTCTTCATCCGGCCGCCGTGCTGATTCATCACTTCTGCCGGCCGCTGCAGTGTGCCTcactgagagagacagagagagagagagacagagagagagagacagagagagagagagagagagagagacagagagagagagacagagagagagagagagagagagagagagagagagagagagagagagagagagagagagagagagagagagagagagagagagagagagagagagagagagagagagagagagagagagagagagagagagagagagagagagagagacagagagagagagagagagagagagagagagagagagagagagagagagagagagagagacagagagagagagagagagagagagagagagagagagagagagagagagagagagagagagagagagagagagagagagagagagagagagagagagagagagagagagagagagagagagagagagagagagagagagagagagagagagagagagagagagagagagagagagagagagagagagagagagagagagagagagagagagagagagagagagagagagagagagagagagagagagagagagagagagagagagagagagagagagagagagagagagagagagagagagagagagagagagagagagagagagagagagagagagagagagagagagagagagagagagagagagagagagagagagagagagagagagagagagagagagagagagagagagagagagagagagagagagagagagagagagagagagagagagagagagagagagagagagacagagagagagagagagagagagagacagagagagagagagagagagagagagagagagagagagagagagagagcaggtcTTTCCTGTCTTATGACAGAGCAGCTGGACCCAGAGCACACAGCTGCTGTCGCTCTGCTTTACTGCAGACTCTTTTAGACTCTTATCATACTATAGTACACATGTCACCTttgaaagatatataaaaaaaaaaaaaaaaaaaacttatactaatttaaaatactatttttaaatattctttaagACGAAGACACACTGATGAATCAGACTCACAGATCTATGGATCAGGTTGACGTGAACCAGATACCACGAATATTGAATGTGTAACAAATTAGAAAATTCGAAAAACTTGACGTTATCGTAAGAAAAATGAATGGTAGGGGAAAActttatagtaaataaaaaataatttttgttcattttctatTAGCGAGTACTGAATTTGCGAATGTAAAAACGAATTCGGTAGATCtgacgtgaaaaaaaaaaaaaaatccgtgCCAGTATTCGCAAAATCAAAACTTTCGCGAATTGCAAGTGTATTTGATCGTATATTCAGGACGATTTTTAAAGAAGTGTTCTTTTTGGGTTTCTTTTCTATCGGCAGAAAAATAGCGCGAATATAGTGAATTTTAAAATTCGAAATGATTGCGAATCGCCAGTTTACTCGATATTTCGAGGAAACGTAATAACGGTTGAAATTTTGGTTGGTTTTCAATTGCTGCTATCGTTGCGAATCTGCTTGACGTGACGTCGAAGAAACTTACAAGAATATAGtaaaacagccaaaaaaaaaactatactacGAAGTGCCTTTCGAACGCGTAACCCGGTAGATGCAGGTTTTCTTCGTCATGTTCTCCACGAGCTCATCGCCTTCACGAAGTGTGGAGTTGTTTCCGTTGTAAACCGTCTCTGTGAACCCTCCGGCCAACCGTTGAGCCTGCGACCGATATCAACTTCTCCATATACGGTCACATGCAGCCGCGGCGGTTCGTTTACCGCTCGTGTAAACACTGAGCGTCGGCGGCTCCTTCATTGGTGCAAAGGAACCTGAAAAAAAGCCGGAGGAATTCGAAGGAGGGCAGGATGAATTCCTGGACTTATTGAGCCTGGAATGTTTTCCTCGATCCACAAAACCCAGAATCGGAAAGAAACGGCTGCTGATGTACCAATCACGTGCTGCCCTTCTATCGGAGATATTGATGTAGTGTAAATATACTGATTGAACAATCCTTTTCTTGATTCCTTGTAGGTGATTCGTACGACGTGTGCGCCATTTGTTTGGATGAGTACGAGGAGGGTGACAAGCTGAGGGTTCTTCCCTGCTCACATGGTGAGACTTAATGTAACcgtttcaaagcaaattaaatataaaaaaaattatacaaaaaaaattataataataataaaaatagtttaaatgttaacatttgaGACAACTGAAAGCAtggctttttatttacatgcgTGTGTGATAATTCAGTACTGTAATGCgtagtaaaaataacattaatttaaataaattgtgtaaatgtataaaaaaaattatatagagtacactttgtatttatgcatgtcagttttaagatttatttcaattaattttaatacataaaattattaataatatttaacgtTCAATAAATGAAGGAACGGAAGGGCAACAAACGGGGAAAAACTTATCtactaatttatatttaaacaaatacattttaatatgcaaaattatatttaatttctaattaaaaagtAGTTATAAACGGCATTAAGTGCAAAATAGTaatcagaatattttttgtaatttttatttaaatacattcaatatgcacacacacttaatgTGCAACGAAtagtcatgtttttttgtttaaatacatttgatcaCTTTTACTTGGAATCTTTTAACTAAATTGCAATAGACCCATCTTTGTCACGATGTGTGACGCTAACTCTCTCTGCACCGATCATCAGCCTATCACTGCAAGTGTGTGGACCCATGGCTGACCAAAACCAAGAAGACCTGCCCCGTGTGCAAGCAGAAGGTCGTGCCGTCCGACGGCGACTCCGACTCCGAGTCCGAGTCGGGCGACAGCGGCGGCGAGGACAACGAAGTGTCGGAAAACACGCCCCTGCTACGTTCTCTGGCCTCCACCAGCGCCCATTCCTTCGGCACCATGTCCGGCTCGCTGTCCCATCCCGACGCCGAATCCTCGGACTACGACGAGCGCAGCGACACCACCGACAGCGAGGAGGAGGTCACGGTGGAGACCGTGGTCGTGCAGCTGCAGCAGGGCCGCCCCGACAACATGGAGGCCAGCGCCTGAGCCGTTAGCCGACGCTGACTCGAACTCTCGACGAGATCCCTGTACGCGTTTCACCGTCACTTGCCGTTTATCGTCACAAATCCGTTTAACGTTCAGCAATACTATGCAGcgaaattttataaaatcaccCCCTGAGTGAAGTGCGCAGATTTTGCCGACTTGGTGAAACGTCGCCTTTGGGAATGTCGTTAGCGCTTGCTGCCAAACTCATCTCAGACCTGTATCCGATCGCGACCAACTGCATGTTTTATACGACACGTTAAGACTTTATTAGCGTCAACGTTTTAGTTTTGATCATTAACAGCGGAGCCGTTCTAAACGCCAGTGATTCGAGTGATCTTGGAAGTGTAGTTAAGTAATAACACATCATTTATATGCTGTAAGTAGGAAGTAACTCGGGTAAGTAGAATCGAAgggtttcgttttttttttttttgataacacGACGTGAACCGTTAACGATGTCTGGTTGCCTTTTAATGTTGCTTTGCTGTAAATATAAGTTTCTGCTCACCCTTGTTTCTAAATAGTCTGCATTCATTTCTCCATTAATAAAATACTACACATTTTGCTGATCGTGTCGATTTGTCGTCTGGCGTAGTGGTTTTAAAAGTGCTGTACGTAATTGTTACGACTGCGCAAAACGCTATATGTATGCAGATGTTGAGGAATacacttatttgtttttctgaaatgcaaaCTTGGAGTCGGTTATTCTATTCTAACCAATACTGTTTTGACGCCCCAGGTTGCCAAGCAAATCTAAAAAGTTGATCAAAGATTAAGAGCGGTCGGTTGAGCTCGTTCCTGTTGCCGtcgtcaatctggcaacctgcataAGCATCGGGCGTAAAGGAAGGGAGAAATGACGTTTTCCAGTATTTTTGAATTTCACCCACTTTAACCTGATGAGCCACctgataaataaacaatataaagtgGGCTTAAAAGAAAAGTGTGTACACGTCTTTCATATTttcacaaagagagagagacatattttgtttgttaaagCCACGAtccgtaactttttttttttggttaaaaatgatttaaaaagattttttagtGTGCATTAGACTGTACAGAACTTATTTAATCATACGCTAATACACTATGCTAATAGTCACAGTATTAATGTTAACCGTAGTAATTTGAGAAAAGACAATAATTTGATGTGttaactgttattatttaataaccaTCGTTAGCACGATTTATATAATTAAGCCCCCCCCCCCAAATTTACGTACTGCAGCTTTAACGttgttcttttatatttttttgccatCGGTATTCTAAATGCCAAATATAGACtagcatttataaatattgtacatttttgcgTGCAACAAAAGGTCCTGAGAAATGTGgttttgtgcaataaaaataGGGTTTCAAAGGGATGTTATTTTTCCTGAAAACGTACCAGAATCTTATTGGAAACTTTccagagtattttttttccccttccacCCCTTTGCAACTTTAAGAACAAATCCAGTTTCCTGCCCCCACCCCATAAACAcctcatcgtgtgtgatgaatGCTTACGACCAGTTGTTCGTTTTGTGAAATTAagtaaagattttaaattataaacctTTTTCCGTCAAAATTTCTTTCAACAGATGTCGTGTTTCTTACTGCTAGCTAATGTTTGGTAACTGATTAAAAGTCTAAtagaatgttttaatgtaattgtttttgtacaaACAACACAATATCTACATTCAAACTGTTccattgtgtgaaaaaaaaaaaaacccgtaAGATGAACCTTGAAACAACAGCAAAGAACACAAACAAGTAACTGGGTTGGAATAGATTTATTTAATCTGTCTGTAAACAAggtgaaattaattttatggcatttctgtttttatgcgTATGAAATCAGACATATCAGACTGTATGAAAAGTACAGGGGGGGAGGGAAAGAAGTTAACTAGAGTCACCTGTACAAATACCCCACAAGGCCAGAATTTCAGATGATACTAAAAACCCCTGAACAAAGAAGCGACAGAAGAATCATTCGGGAAGCTGTTCGAATCAACAACAACAGATACTCTACATTATGGCACAGAATACACGTTATGATTTGAGTGTCACACTTTAACATTTGGACTTGATGAAACATCAAGTTTTGACAGACGGTTGTATCGCTGACGACTCAAAGGCATTTAATTCCACAGTCATGACAGTACGGGTTCAAAACGATTCAAGTGTTGAAGTGAAGTCTGCGATCAGACGCTAGTGTTTCGTTGGTTAGCGTTTATGGAAGTGCGGAAATAACCGAAGCGGTGACAAAAATTGGTccgaaaaggaaaaagaaaaaaagtgaacgtataatgtatatattttacgtGAGCTATCAAAGTATGTGCGATGACGGAATGTCAATAAACATTCAATTgcagggtttaaaaaaaaaaaaaaaaaaaaattaaagccaaATAAACAAGGTCTCAACTTAAAAGACATAAATCGCTCAATCGGTAGTGTCATGTTTACAGTTAGTGTTGATTTGCCAAATGGCGACAAGCTTCAGgttgagaaaaacaaacagaaaaacaacgACATTTGTTGGAACGGACGTCATATTTAGCTTTACGAAAACGCTAAGAATGTTGTCCAGCCCGACTATGGTTCATTCGCTAGGCTTGAAGATATGCATACAGTCGACCGTTCCCAGATTGGATCTAGGAATGGGAATTTGAGTTGAGCTCAAGCCCTTTGGTTAAATCAACCAAACTCCCAATAAAGAACTGACGTTTACAAGCTAGATTTTGGTCTGAAATGTGGCATGGGACTGTAGTGCCAAAATGAGACTGAACTCAATAAATGGACATTAAAGGGAAAGAAATGGGGTTTGGCTAGCACAAAATGGAAGTAAAGTTGAAAACCAATGGAGGATGAAGCCATCTAGAAGGGTTAGCTGAACGAGCAGCTAGGATTGGAGGTGTCTTAATATCCAGCTTTCCTCAGGAATTCAACCATTTGATACACTTTCTTGTTGAGCTGCCCTCCATATGTGCCTTCCTTGCCCATGACTAAAACCAATGCTGTAGTACacaagggagggaaaaaaaaaaaaacaagaacaaaaatcaacaaacttgaaggcaaaaaaagaaaagactttAAAAAGCGATGCAATTGTTGACGAAACTCATTACCCTTCCTTGCCATTAAGATgccaataaaaaataaataaaaaaaatcttcacaGCTTATTTTTGGGAACGTGGGTGACTTTTCTCTCCCTAAATTTTACTACTTgatcgagaaaaaaaaaaaaaaaacaaaaaaagaaaaacaaagactaGAACCCCGAATCTCTCAAGTATTTTGCCATTGAATATGCCTTCTTATTCAGGCCGCCGCCGTGGACCCCTTCTTTGCCCATTACAAGAACCaagactgaaagaaaaagacagagagaggaagttAAGAGGACAGGAAAATGCCAGCTCTGGAAAAAAGCCAAACCAAGATCAACGAGGCCAGATaggacagaataaaaaaagcagaaagagaTTGAGATAACATGCATGTAGGCAGAGGAAAGACTGCAGCCTACAGGAGATGCCTTCATTAAGATACTAAAGGTAACACTTCAGTAACTAATAATAGTTCGACTTGGTTTAAGAGTTGGGTGCTATTTTTGTGGTATCGGTAATTTCGGATTTACATGgtccaaaaaaaagaagaaaaaaaaataataataataataataataataataataataatttttttaaaggcaataaaaaaattctggcaagtaaacaattacaaatacgtttagaattaattatgaatgcacaataataataataaaaaaatcaactttttaaaagttcatcAATAggcattcttttctttttcaaagcCTTTTCAATACGCTTCAAATATTGACTACTAAacaaaagtttttaatatttaaagctattaaaaaaagatttaactcAAGTAGGTCAATGTTGCATTGCAAAAGTAATAAGACCTTAATATAGGACTATActatataatgcaattaatataacaatacttgtaatttagtttttttaacttataaaaatgtatatataaatttggGAATTTTTGGGCCAGTATAAGCTGCACACTGCATCAGATGTTATGAATTCAAAAGTCTGCCTCTTAGGTAAtgcttaattatataattactcCTAATAAGTAATGGTTGACGATGCAACACTAATTTGTTATCCATCATCTCGCTTATACCACGTTTACCAAAATTTTTCAGATACGTTTTTCATCATCACTACTTGCACATCTTGCCTTCATGGAGatatttaaagggaaaaaattggctatttttacacttgttttttttcctgattcTTTGCAAGCCGTAGGGCTCTTGGAAATAGCTTAAATAATTTGGCAAAGTGAGCAGGAAAAGTAATGCGGTTAAATCACAGTTCATCGCCGATCGGAATCAAGCATTAAACAACGCTGTAGTATCCTGAACCTAGTTATGATGTTACCAATACGTTTAGCAACGACCAAACAATTAATGCATCCGTCTAAAGAGATATAGATttggatttaattaaattcagaaAGTGTTGATTAGAGAAATGGATTGCGATTCATTCCATTCGAGCAGGAAAAGCAAGTTTAGTTCGTCTCCTCAATGCATGCCGTGAGCTAGAAGAAAGATCGATTCATAAAGTACCACTTTATTTCAGGAAACAGGAAATCCTCTCAGGTTTGGGGAAGCGACAGACCCcaggtgtgtgagagagcagcAGAAGAGCGCGCACGCGAGAGGTTAATGTACCTCAACAGGTCCCAGGAACTTTATGAAAACCTAATCAAGTCTAACGATTGCGCCGGAAAAAACCGCTGCATTACTTcgcgaaaaagaaaaaaacccacgTTGGTAAAAGCTAGCTTCTCAAAGTCAAAATTAGGATTGTTTTTCAGTCTATTATGCTTCTTGTATTACATTTTCCACGCTACAACACGAGTTCATTTTGGGACATTAAGGAAGGGAAACGTCGAGTTTTGCTAACAAAACTTATTTGTGATGAAATAAGAAGGGTACCTTTGGCTGCTTTGCCGACGGCGACGTTGTACGTGGCCTCTCCTCCTTGACTCTTCGTCCTGATGTCCATCGTCCAATCGTTGTCGACGAGGAGGCTGTCTCGGATAACCGAGCACTTCTTTGAACCTAAGGTCAGGCCGTTggtgaaaaagctttctcggtCTTTTCCTACTAGGACGTCGATTTCTGTTGGCTGGcgttaagaaaaaataaaacgatatTAAAATGCGGAAGTCATCTTCTCGTCCTAGCCTTTTAGCTTTTAATACGGATTAACGAACAGCCAAACGCATGCAGGTAGACGGTTAGAGGAGCACGGTCATTTCAGGTAAAGATACAAGGTGGTAAATGTGTCATTATGCACTTTGAACATCAATAAATCATTATGAAGACAACGAAAAGAGTTAAATATAGCTCTTTTGTGCACAAGGTTTACTATTAGAGGAAAAAGACGAATTACCAGCTGTTGGAAACACCTGCCCTAGACGCGACTTTAACCTATTTTTGTGATGAAATCTGCCCGACAACTCGGTTTTTTCTGATTTCACGCAGTGTTAAATATCCGTCACATCAGTCAAAAGTTCACAAATAATACAGTGTGCTGCTAATAGTGACATACAAATGAATACTTTTGAAAATTTGCAGAAATGTGCCACTAGACAACCCAAAAGCTAATCAACTCCCAATCAACTCTCCAAAACGtggatgtttatttttagcGTACGCTTTTATGACCATGATAAAAGCTTGGCTGAGTGGATGCGATCTGCAGCAGCGTCCTTAAAAGGAGGAACTTCGACGCGACATATCTGGGAAACGTTCTGCCTAACCCTCAAACTGGAATGCAGTAAATCACATTAAACAACGGTTTCGTGTGTCGAACGCCAGCACTGATCAAGCCTGAACGTGTGCTTTTCTTATTCGTTTCATTGTCATTTGGACTGCGTCGCAGTTGCTTTGTTTGTACTGGCCCCCTATGAATCCACCGAACCGTTTTTTCCCTAAGGCCAAACCACATAAAACTAAAAGCAGCTACTCTTTGGTGGGAATCAGCGAGCCGATGCTATTTCCAGCGAGGTCTGGAGGCGCTTGCATGGCGACGGACGCGGCCTTGAACTTCGCAAGGCCTTTTTTGTACTCGGGACTCGTTCCTTTCTCTATCAGTACAGGAAAGGAAGAAGAAATGACTACGGGCTTTCGCTGTCGGCGCAAACCCATACGACTGACACGAGAGCCTCTCACCATTGCTGGATGAGGAATTTCCTCTCGAAAAAACACCTAGCTG
This window of the Puntigrus tetrazona isolate hp1 chromosome 22, ASM1883169v1, whole genome shotgun sequence genome carries:
- the pfn2b gene encoding profilin-2 isoform X1 encodes the protein MSWQSYVDSLIADGCCQDSAIVGCNSDSKYVWAALEGGTFINITPTEIDVLVGKDRESFFTNGLTLGSKKCSVIRDSLLVDNDWTMDIRTKSQGGEATYNVAVGKAAKALVLVMGKEGTYGGQLNKKVYQMVEFLRKAGY
- the pfn2b gene encoding profilin-2 isoform X2 codes for the protein MSWQSYVDSLIADGCCQDSAIVGCNSDSKYVWAALEGGTFINITPTEIDVLVGKDRESFFTNGLTLGSKKCSVIRDSLLVDNDWTMDIRTKSQGGEATYNVAVGKAAKVLVLVMGKEGVHGGGLNKKAYSMAKYLRDSGF